One window of Aphelocoma coerulescens isolate FSJ_1873_10779 chromosome 17, UR_Acoe_1.0, whole genome shotgun sequence genomic DNA carries:
- the CNTRL gene encoding centriolin isoform X3 yields MNSRSGVGRSASAVSGRKDKGKAAHMKAQKASKEQHLDIMNKHCQQLETRLDEMLSRIAKETEEIKDLEQQLTDGQIATNEALKRDLESIIIGLQEYLQSVKHQAKQANEECKKLQKEKESLLGRLADLEEEKNNLEVVAMDAENMRKEIAVLESALQEQREINESLQDAQGKVSAYEAELEAQLKERDAEAKQQKEELERLKQLSQRELSALQDELEKERQLLENAQTKAQLAEEKEQQNYKLLLQFKQLQGDNNFLKEQLKDLQNQLNHAVGNLIHPEHVTACINELRQNLQTGAGEMKCPNSADVLGKSLANLQKEFSDILADAQKEKEKAWAGQRQLQEEIISQQEKLEEIQEKYRQVKAENRHNKNKVHQLENEIQCLHEKIKSMEEIQGLADQQLQEADEEKEAILAQLEDLEKRKKIEDARAQMQVLSLDKELKELQRAVVTSDKLAATELSIAANQLKALRGTVLRINQERAEEIEEAQGSCAEAARASQALARAEAEIELLQQLLKEKEEQVLQEMEKAGEKAVASNTQKFEINKLSEAVEQQKGEIDRLKWWLDNFGTGNKDEIETLQDEIAALRNVLSQQNGHTTSTAEPVKRRGYWYYMPSSQASTPASHSTKDSGVCLGCCGTSPARRGGAQDRPCGREDLPCQGCWVYSPVKNRLYKANCGKERREKEDGEGSAGSPVPEGSPFVPPPGTVIYTVLPDGAPAPQGMGVYAPPPAAATGAPVAPGSIIHGPPPVGSQVVYGPLPPNFTVPLIPLGVLHCNVPEHRHLESEVSRLEDTVCYLKSQKYKEKCSEAAEHKYRKEVERLHRNVEELEHEREELECEVAELRRAAQTWSTRRDFIDGYTDSLPAELQLEKSLQQQEDVAEEIECAEKTLLKRRAELREADRLLTEAQVELESTRGKAKETLQKYSRAKHHLSSTEMEAEVLEQRAQETATKLVKAAQQLRLLQSDTRDLEQHKREQEGILKEINKMVAARESEFQALNQKIEMLTESLQKLQGDIRLAEGNEGQHLQIIREAENLVQGKKTELETLKDQISAQQQELLFLEQQVAQRTEELHGLQDCISQRKGDLKEALRDGETEAHEKLCQIREIKVLLGELSDERKELDVQINEKRAQLLVLKKDTRKEEENLQGILGQITKHKMELKHVLEMLELEKNELEGLKLQHDQKVNELEKTQAAILEEKLKLENIQRLFQCQQGEVDWQEQLLRKDREENKQLGSQMRALQNNIEALTKEKEKLEEDSRSLEKKLSQTKRDLTAAEDSSRTALSNMEKMELNVKNLQQEVELLNKQKKSLNAEIVAVQEDLQGKKEELETLKGELNDSRQQLHLVEQDLENNSRQQEELLREQAALKEEIRGYLRKRKECQERHKKRENQLQQLQKKIEEKETELTQQEVVLHRLKQNSEREGNKLEECTAKVKDQKILLEKELADQHKKLEQAIAKVRLAEENLGKLEKEESRCAALEETIRKSKHQLSEKELQLQQKDREIQCLQKELEVSKSELKQLQGQIVSERREAEKQILRLRETQKMQRMELESKLQEQRCGSGSLQSARAVAEHGTHSNCPRAKRRVGHLGQRECSDPQSQVKTQDLEERQREMESAATLLNLEVENEIRTGFKSPSSSSPDPLEDLEALPEGRGSLQCECDNSETAPFAAADRQLLSLEEKFNISRLFLMDEQWRGEALREKLQQHEDRLKAQLQRCLAKQAEVLLRGKRQTAGSLHSLQRQLQVLDDLVSSTASDSLFLPSSSSLASLHSALNVTKAQVPSSPGSVLGSPMLHSSSQGISR; encoded by the exons ATGAATTCGCGCTCAGGGGTGGGGCGTTCTGCAAGTGCTGTCTCAGGAAGAAAAGACAAAGGCAAAGCC GCTCACATGAAAGCTCAAAAAGCAAGTAAAGAACAGCACCTTGATATAATGAACAAACATTGCCAGCAGCTGGAGACTCGCCTGGATGAGATGCTCTCCAGGATTGCAAAGGAAACTGAGGAAATCAAGGAtttggagcagcagctcactgatG GACAAATAGCAACAAATGAAGCACTGAAAAGGGATTTGGAAAGTATTATCATTGGGTTACAGGAATACCTGCAAAGTGTGAAGCATCAGGCAAAACAGGCCAATGAGGAGTGTAAGAAgttgcagaaggaaaaagaatctTTGCTGGGAAGATTGGCAGAtctggaggaggaaaaaaacaacctggAAGTGGTTGCCATGGATGCAGAAAATATGAGAAAA GAAATTGCAGTGCTGGAGAGTGCACTCCAagagcagagagaaataaatgagTCCCTTCAAGATGCCCAGGGGAAGGTCAGCGCCTATGAGGCTGAGCTGGAAGCCCAATTAAAAGAGAGGGATGCTGAAGCCAAGCAGCAAAAAGAAGAACTTGAAAGACTGAAACAGCTTAGCCAG AGGGAGCTGTCAGCCCTGCAGGATGAACTTGAAAAGGAAAGACAACTGTTGGAGAATGCTCAGACCAAAGCACAACtggcagaagagaaggaacaacAAAATTACAAGCTGCTTTTACAGTTCAAGCAATTGCAG gGAGACAATAATTTCCTAAAAGAGCAGCTTAAAGATCTCCAGAATCAGCTAAACCACGCAGTTGGTAACTTAATTCATCCTGAGCATGTCACAGCTTGTATAAATGAACTCAGGCAAAACCTTCAGACAGGAGCTGGAGAGATGAA GTGTCCAAATTCAGCTGATGTTCTAGGGAAAAGCCTTGCAAACCTGCAGAAAGAATTCAGTGACATCCTTGCTGATgctcagaaggaaaaagagaaagcatgGGCTGGACAGAGACAGTTGCAGGAAGAAATTATATCCCAGCAGGAAAAACTGGAAGAAATACAGGAGAAATACAGACAG GTTAAAGCTGAAAACAGGCATAATAAGAACAAGGTCCATCAATTAGAGAATGAAATTCAATGtttacatgaaaaaataaagagcaTGGAAGAGATTCAGGGCCTTGCTgatcagcagctccaggaggcaGACGAAGAAAAAGAGGCTATTCTTGCTCAGCTGGAGGATTTAGAGAAAAGG aaaaaaatagaagatgcCAGGGCACAAATGCAGGTTCTGAGTCTGGATaaggagctgaaggagctgcagagagcagtTGTCACCTCAGACAAGCTGGCAGCCACGGAGCTCTCCATCGCTGCAAACCAGCTCAAGGCTCTGCGGGGGACTGTGCTCAGGATTAACCAGGAGAGAGCTGAG GAGATTGAAGAAGCCCAAGGGTCCTGTGCTGAGGCAGCTCGTGCTTCCCAGGCTCTTGCCAGAGCAGAAGCAGAAATAGAATTGTTACAACAACTcctgaaggagaaggaagagcaa GTTCTGCAGGAAATGGAGAAAGCTGGTGAGAAAGCTGTTGCATCAAACACCCAGAAGtttgaaattaataaattaagTGAAGCTGTGGAACAGCAAAAAGGAGAGATTGACCGTTTGAAATGGTGGTTGGATAATTTTGGGACAG GAAACAAAGATGAAATTGAGACCTTACAAGATGAAATTGCAGCCCTCAGAAACGTGCTCTCACAGCAGAATGGTCACACCACCAGTACAGCAGAGCCAGTGAAAAGAAGGGGATACTGGTACTACATGCCATCATCACAG GCTTCAACTCCTGCTTCCCACAGCACCAAAGACTCTGGAGTGTGTTTGGGGTGCTGTGGCACATCCCCAGCCAGAAGAGGGGGTGCTCAGGACAGGCCCTGTGGGAGGGAAGACTTGCCCTGCCAAGGATGTTGGGTTTATTCACCAGTCAAAAATAGGTTGTACAAAGCAAATTGTGGCAAAG agagaagagaaaaagaagatggTGAAGGAAGTGCAGGATCACCTGTCCCTGAAGGCTCTCCCTTTGTCCCACCCCCGGGCACAGTTATTTACACAGTCCTTCCAGATGGGGCCCCTGCACCTCAGGGCATGGGGGTTTAtgcccctcctcctgcagcagccactggAGCTCCAGTTGCTCCTGGATCCATTATCCATGGCCCACCTCCTGTGGGCTCCCAGGTGGTTTATGGCCCTCTGCCTCCAAATTTCACAGTGCCACTCATTCCCCTTGGAGTGCTCCACTGCAATGTGCCTGAACATCGTCATCTG GAGAGTGAAGTCTCAAGGCTGGAAGACACTGTGTGCTATTTAAAGTCTCAGAAATACAAAGAGAAATGCTCAGAGGCAGCTGAGcataaatacagaaaagaggTGGAAAGATTGCATAGAAATGTTGAAGAACTTGAGCACGAAAGAGAAGAGCTGGAATGTGAAGTGGCAGAGCTGCGCCGAGCAGCTCAGACATGGAGCACACGCAG GGACTTTATTGATGGCTACACTGACagcctccctgcagagctgcagctggaaaagtccCTTCAGCAGCAGGAAGATGTTGCAGAGGAGATTGAATGTGCAGAGAAGACTCTCCTGAAACGCCGGGCCGAGCTCAGAGAGGCTGACAGGCTCCTCACAGAGGCTCAAGTAGAACTTGAGAGCACCCGGGGCAAG GCTAAAGAGACTCTGCAGAAGTACAGTCGTGCCAAACACCATTTGTCCTCCACTGAAATGGAGgcagaggtgctggagcagagggcTCAGGAAACAGCCACTAAACTTGTGaaagcagctcagcagctcag GTTGTTACAGAGCGATACAAGGGATTTGGAACAGCACAAGAGGGAACAAGAAggtattttaaaggaaatcaacaaaatggtggctgcaagaGAGTCTGAGTTCCAGGCATTAAACCAGAAGATAGAAATGCTCACTGAAAG TCTTCAGAAGCTCCAAGGAGATATTCGACTTGCAGAAGGTAATGAAGGCCAGCATCTCCAAATCATCAGAGAAGCAGAAAACCTTGTTCAGGGCAAGAAAACTGAACTGGAAACACTGAAAGATCAG ATTTCTGCTCAGCAGCAAGAGCTCTTGTTCCTGGAGCAACAGGTGGCTCAAAGAACAGAAGAGCTCCATGGCCTTCAGGACTgcatttcccagaggaaaggtGACCTCAAAGAAGCTCTTCGAGACGGAGAGACTGAGGCACATGAAAAACTTTGCCAAATAAGG GAAATAAAAGTACTTCTGGGAGAGCTTAGTGATGAGAGGAAAGAACTGGATGTCCAGATTAATGAGAAAAGAGCACAGCTTTTGGTCCTAAAGAAGGATActagaaaggaggaggaaaatctTCAAGGAATACTTGGGCAAATCACCAAGCATAAGATGG AACTGAAACATGTGCTGGAAATGCTGGAGCTTGAGAAGAATGAACTTGAAGGTTTGAAACTACAACATGACCAGAAGGTCAATGAGCTGGAAAAGACCCAGGCGGCCATTCTAGAG GAGAAGTTAAAACTGGAGAATATTCAGAGGTTATTTCAGTGTCAGCAAGGGGAAGTGGattggcaggagcagctcctcaggAAGGACCGTGAGGAAAACAAGCAGCTGGGCTCTCAAATGAGAGCTCTGCAAAACAACATCGAGGCTCTGACcaaagagaaggagaagctgGAAGAAGACTCCAGGAGTTTGGAGAAGAAGTTGTCACAAACCAAAAG AGACTTAACTGCTGCTGAAGACAGCAGCAGAACTGCACTGTCCAACATGGAAAAAATGGAATTGAATGTTAAGAacctgcagcaggaggtggagctactgaacaagcagaagaagtcTCTGAATGCAGAGATTGTTGCAGTCCAGGAGGATCTTCAAG ggaaaaaggaagaactGGAAACACTGAAAGGAGAACTGAATGACTCGAGGCAGCAGCTTCACCTCGTGGAACAG GATTTGGAGAACAACtcaaggcagcaggaggagctaCTCAGAGAGCAGGCAGCCCTGAAGGAAGAGATCCGAGGGTATTTAAGGAAACGTAAGGAGTGCCAGGAGAGGCACAAGAAGAGGGAGAACCAACTTCAGCAGCTCCAGAAAAAGATTGAAGAGAAGGAAACAGAACTCACCCAACAGGAAGTG GTTCTTCATCGCCTCAAGCAAAACTCAGAGCGTGAAGGGAACAAACTGGAAGAATGTACAGCTAAAGTGAAGGATCAGAAAATCCTATTGGAGAAGGAACTAGCAGATCAACACAAGAAACTGGAGCAGGCAATAGCTAAAGTCAGGCTGGCAGAAGAAAACCTTGGGAAGCTGGAAAAGGAGGAGTCCCGGTGTGCAGCTCTTGAAGAAACCATCAGAAAAAGCA AACATCAGCTCTCAGAAAAAGAATTACAGTTGCAAcaaaaagacagagaaatacAGTGTCTTCAGAAAGAACTGGAAGTCTCCAAGTCTGAGCTAAAGCAACTTCAAGGTCAGATAGTGTCAGAgaggagagaagcagaaaaacaaatcttGCGTCtgagagaaacacagaaaatgcaaaggATGGAGCTTGAAAGCAAACTGCAA GAACAGAGGTGTGGAAGTGGCAGCTTGCAGAGTGCCAGAGCCGTGGCTGAGCACGGCACCCACAGTAACTGCCCGCGAGCCAAGCGCCGCGTGGGGCACCTGGGCCAGCGGGAATGCAGCGACCCCCAGAGCCAG GTTAAAACCCAAGACCTGGAGGAGAGACAAAGGGAAATGGAGAGTGCAGCAACCTTGCTTAACCTGGAGGTTGAAaatgagataaggacagggttTAAATCTCCAAGCTCATCTTCTCCAGACCCCCTGGAAGATTTGGAAGCTCTTCCTGAAGGAAGGGGAAGTCTGCAGTGTGAGTGTGATAACTCAGAGActgctccctttgctgctgctgatagACAACTGCTCTCCTTGGAAGAAAAGTTCAATATTTCCAGACTCTTCTTAATG GATGAGCAGTGGCGGGGAGAGGCACTCCgggagaagctgcagcagcacgAGGACCGGCTGAAG GCGCAGCTGCAGCGCTGCCTGGCCAAGCAGGCCGAGGTGCTGCTCCGGGGGAAGCGCCAGACGGCCGGGAGCCTGCACAGCCTCCAGCgccagctccaggtgctggatgACCTGGTCAGCAGCACTGCTTCAGATTCCCTCTtcctgcccagcagctccagcctggcgTCTCTTCACAGTGCTCTGAATGTAACAAAAGCTCAG GTCCCCAGCAGCCCGGGAAGTGTGTTGGGATCACCAATGCTGCATTCCAGCTCCCAAGGAATCTCCCGGTGA
- the RAB14 gene encoding ras-related protein Rab-14 isoform X1: MATAPYNYSYIFKYIIIGDMGVGKSCLLHQFTEKKFMADCPHTIGVEFGTRIIEVSGQKIKLQIWDTAGQERFRAVTRSYYRGAAGALMVYDITRRSTYNHLSSWLTDARNLTNPNTVIILIGNKADLEAQRDVTYEEAKQFAEENGLLFLEASAKTGENVEDAFLEAAKKIYQNIQDGSLDLNAAESGVQHKPSAPQGGRLTSEPQPQREGCGC, translated from the exons ATGGCAACTGCACCTTACAACTATTCTTACATCTTTAAGTACATCATTATTG GGGACATGGGTGTAGGAAAGTCCTGTTTGCTTCATCAATTCACAGAAAAGAAGT TTATGGCAGACTGTCCCCACACAATTGGTGTTGAATTTGGCACGAGAATAATTGAAGTCAGTGGCCAAAAAATTAAACTACAGATTTGGGATACAGCAGGACAAGAGAGATTCAGGGCTGTCACACGAAGCTACtacagaggagcagcaggagctctcATGGTCTACGACATCACCAG AAGAAGTACGTATAATCACTTAAGCAGCTGGCTGACAGATGCAAGGAACCTCACCAATCCAAATACT GTGATAATCCTCATAGGAAACAAAGCAGACCTGGAAGCACAGAGGGATGTTACATATGAAGAAGCCAAACAATTTGCTGAAGAAAAtg GTTTATTGTTCCTTGAAGCAAGTGCAAAAAC TGGAGAGAACGTGGAGGACGCGttcctggaggctgccaagAAAATCTACCAGAACATCCAAGATGGAAGCCTGGACCTGAACGCGGCCGAGTCAGGCGTACAGCACAAACCGTCAGCCCCGCAGGGGGGGCGGCTAACGAGCGAACCCcagccccagagagaaggcTGTGGCTGCTAG
- the RAB14 gene encoding ras-related protein Rab-14 isoform X2 produces the protein MGVGKSCLLHQFTEKKFMADCPHTIGVEFGTRIIEVSGQKIKLQIWDTAGQERFRAVTRSYYRGAAGALMVYDITRRSTYNHLSSWLTDARNLTNPNTVIILIGNKADLEAQRDVTYEEAKQFAEENGLLFLEASAKTGENVEDAFLEAAKKIYQNIQDGSLDLNAAESGVQHKPSAPQGGRLTSEPQPQREGCGC, from the exons ATGGGTGTAGGAAAGTCCTGTTTGCTTCATCAATTCACAGAAAAGAAGT TTATGGCAGACTGTCCCCACACAATTGGTGTTGAATTTGGCACGAGAATAATTGAAGTCAGTGGCCAAAAAATTAAACTACAGATTTGGGATACAGCAGGACAAGAGAGATTCAGGGCTGTCACACGAAGCTACtacagaggagcagcaggagctctcATGGTCTACGACATCACCAG AAGAAGTACGTATAATCACTTAAGCAGCTGGCTGACAGATGCAAGGAACCTCACCAATCCAAATACT GTGATAATCCTCATAGGAAACAAAGCAGACCTGGAAGCACAGAGGGATGTTACATATGAAGAAGCCAAACAATTTGCTGAAGAAAAtg GTTTATTGTTCCTTGAAGCAAGTGCAAAAAC TGGAGAGAACGTGGAGGACGCGttcctggaggctgccaagAAAATCTACCAGAACATCCAAGATGGAAGCCTGGACCTGAACGCGGCCGAGTCAGGCGTACAGCACAAACCGTCAGCCCCGCAGGGGGGGCGGCTAACGAGCGAACCCcagccccagagagaaggcTGTGGCTGCTAG